A stretch of the Archangium violaceum genome encodes the following:
- a CDS encoding tautomerase family protein — protein MPHINIKYFPVPLSEQKQSELVAAVTQAVKSAFGCDEGVISIALEPVEKEAWNERVYVPEIVNRKDLLRKTPNY, from the coding sequence GTGCCGCACATCAACATCAAGTACTTTCCTGTGCCGCTCAGCGAGCAGAAACAGTCCGAGCTGGTCGCGGCGGTCACCCAGGCAGTGAAGAGCGCGTTCGGATGCGACGAGGGGGTCATTTCGATCGCCCTCGAGCCCGTGGAGAAGGAAGCCTGGAATGAGCGGGTCTACGTTCCGGAGATCGTGAACCGCAAGGACCTGCTGCGCAAAACACCCAACTACTGA